The following is a genomic window from Geminicoccaceae bacterium.
ATCAGCAGGCCGACCATCAGCGCCTTCTTGCGCCCCAGAGCATCGGCCAGCGAGCCGAAGAACAGCTCTCCGGCCATCATGCCGAGCACGAGCAGCGAGATGATGTACTGAACGTCGCGGGGATCGCTCACGCCAAGGTCGCGACCGATCGTATCGAGAGCCGGCAGCATCGTGTCTATGCTGAGTGCGGTCATCGACGTGACCAGCGCGAACAGGGCGATGAATTCTTTCTGGCCAAGCGGTTTTATTCGCATCGGCCCCGGATATCACCGCATCGGTCGGGCGTCGAGAGACCTTGTCCGGATGGCATGTCGACAGATCCCCGATCAGCGGAAGGGGGCGAATATTGCGGGGATGTCGCGTCGCCCGGCCGCCAGGGCCAGCATCAGCAGCACCCGGGCCTTGAGCGGCGCGAGCCATCCGGCCGGTATCGCGCCGATCCCGAGCAGGTCGAACTCCGCACCTGCATAGCCGTAGGTCCGCTCCAGCACGGCACCGCTGCCGGTGCGGCTCGCCAGCACGACCGGTACCCTTTTAGCGATTTTCTCCAAAACAGGAATGGACGCGGGTGGCACATGTCCTCCACCCATCCCGGCCACCACCAGCCCGTCGATGTCGTCGGCTGCGCGTTCCAGCAATCGTCCGTCATCGCCCAGCGCCACGGTCCACAGCGGCACCCAGGGAAGCTCCGGACCCGGCGGGCCATCGTCGCCGATCGTCAGCACCGGCAAGGGCGGCAGGCTGGCGAACCAGTGCGGGCGGCCTTCGACAACCTGACCGATACGCCCGGATTGCGGCGAGATGAATGTCGAGGCGAGTGCGGTATTGCCTTTTATCACATGTCGTGCAGTGTGAATTTCATCATTCAACACCACCATCACACCACGACCGCTGGCCTGCCTGTCGATCGCGGTCTGCACTGCCGCCAGCACGTTGGCGGGACCATCCGCGCCGGGCAGGGTCGGGTTGCGCATGGCACCCGTCACCACGACGGGACCAACCTCACCTATCAGCAGTTCCAATGCGAAGGCCGTCTCCTCGATGGTATCGGTGCCGTGAGTGACAACGGTCGGCACGGGCTCGGCAAGGATTTCGCGGGCAAGGGCGACGACGTCGGCCAATGTCATGTGCGGACTGGCCATCTGGCGGAACTGCTCGGCCTCGATGCGCGCGACATCGGTCAGCTGCGGAACCGCCTCGACCAGTTCGGCCGCGCCGAGGCCGGGCCGCACGCCGGCTCCCGGACCGCCAATGGAGGCGATCGTGCCCCCCATGGCCAGAACCCGGACGAGCGGCAGGCTCACCTGCGCCCCGTTCCGGGCTTCGGCATGCCATCATGCATGGCCCGCTCCATCGACAGGTATCTCACGAGAGCTGCAACCGGGTGACCCGCTTCTTGCGCAGGGCACTGCCCCGACCGGACAGGCTCGGATTGGTCATGAAATAGGTGTGCGCGGAAAAGCAGTTCCTGTCGCGCCGCACCCGGTGGTAGGTCCCGTCGGAACGCAGCAGCCAGCTTGACGCCTTGTCCTTCATGTTGGCGATCATGATCTGGTGCAGGACCTGCTGATGCACGGTTTCGTTGAGGATCGGCACGAGGCTCTCGACCCGCCGCGACAGGTTGCGCTGCATCCAGTCGGCCGACGATATGAACACCTTGGCCTGCTTCGACGGCAGGCCGTGGCCGGCACCGAAACAGACGATGCGGCTGTGTTCGAGAAACCTTCCGACGATGCTTTTCACCCGGATATTCTCCGAGAGACCCGGCACGCCCGGGCGCAGGCAACAGATTCCGCGAATGATGAGGTCGATCTTCACGCCCGACTGTGAGGCCCGATAAAGGGCCTGGATGATCTGCTCGTCGACGATCGAGTTCATCTTGGCCCAGATCGCCGCCTTGCGTCCCGCCTTCGCATGCTCGATCTCCGCATCGATCAGGCCCAGCAGGGTTTCGCGCAGATTGACCGGTGCGATAGCGAGATATTCGAGATCCCGCGGTTCGGCATAGCCGGTCATGAAATTGAAGGCCTTGCCGGCATCACGCCCCAGGGCCGGATCGCAGGTGAAAAACGACAGGTCGGTGTAGATACGGGCGGTGATCGGATGATAATTGCCCGTGCCGAAATGAACATAGGTCCGCAGTCCTAACTGTTCGCGGCGCACGATCATCGAGACCTTGGCATGGGTCTTGAGCGAAATGAAACCGAACACCACCTGGACGCCGGCACGTTCGAGATTGCGCGCCCAGCGGATGTTCTGTTCCTCGTCGAACCGCGCCTTGAGCTCGACCAGGGCCGTTACCGACTTGCCGGCCTCTGCCGCCTCGATCAGGGCCGCGACGATGGGACTGTCTTCACTTGTACGATACAGCGTCTGCTTGATCGCCACCACATTGGGATCGCGCGCGGCCTGCCGGACGAACTGCACCACCACGTCGAAGCTCTCGTAGGGGTGGTGGATGATGAGGTCCTTTTGCCGGATGGCCGCAAAGCAGTCGCCGCCGAACTCCTTGATCCGCTCGGGGAAACGCGGCGTATAGGGCTGGAAGATCAGGTCCGGCCGTTCCTTGGTGATGATGGCCTTGACATCGGCAAGCCCGAGTATGCCATCGAGCGCGAATACATCGGCCTTGTCGACATCGAGCTGGTCGATGAGGAAGTTCTGCAAGCCTGCCGGCATCTCGGTATTGGTGGTAAGCCGGATCACATGGCCGCGGCGGCGGCGCTTGAGCAGCGTCTCATAGAGCCGGACCAGATCCTCGGCCTCTTCCTCGATCTCGATGTCGCTGTCGCGGATCACCCTGAAATACCCTATTCCCCTGACCTTGAAGCGTGGGAAAAGGTGTTCGAGGAACATCTGGATGACATCCTCGATCCGCACGAACCGCAGGGCCGGACCGGGCAGGCGGATGAACCGTTCGAGCTTGATGGGGTGCAGGACGAGGCCGGTGACGGAGTCCCCCTTGGGCCGATCGAGTTCCATTACCAGCCCCATGCCGCAATTGGGGATGAACGGGAACGGGTGCGCCGGGTCGATGGCGATGGGCGTGAGAACCGGCAGGATCTCGTCGGCGAAATACTGTTCGAGCCAGGCGGCGTCCTCGCCGCCGATGGCGTCGATCGACAGCACGTCGATGTTGATCGCGGCCATCTGCCTGACAAGATCGTGCCAGCATTCCTGCTGGCTGCGCATCAACTCATCGGCTCGGGTGTTGATCGCGAGAAGCTGTTCGGCGGGCATGAGCCCGTCCTGGCTCATCGTGGTGACGCCGGCCTGGATCAGCCCTTTCAGCCCGGCCACGCGGACCATGTAGAACTCGTCGAGATTGCTGGCCGAGATGGACAGGAACCGCAGGCGTTCCAGCAGGGGGTGGGAGGAATTGAGCGCCTCTTCCAGCACCCGTTCATTGAAGGCGAGCCAGGACAATTCGCGATTGATGAAATGCTCGGATCGCACGGCGATCCGCTCGGGCTCCGCGGCAGGGCCTCCGGTCACCGCCCGCTGTTCCTGCTCGTCGAGCACGTCACGCTCGATCTCGGTAATGTGTTCGTCGTCCATCGGCCCGTTCTTCATCCTCGACCACACGACAGACGTCCGTCCGAACAGACCGCCAAGGCTGTTGTCCTGCCGGGGCAGACGGTTCTGCGTGTCATTTTTCCCTTGGATCAGATTGCATTCTAGCAAAAGCCGCATGACGTTGTCATGCTACCCTTCCATGACACAGGCATGACCCGATGGGAAGAAGTCCGGTCATGCGGGGACAATGACAAGTCTGCGATTATGACACTCGAACTCTTTCTCCTGAGGCATGTGAAATCGAGCTGGGACATCGCGGGGCAGGACGATTTCCTGCGCGATCTCGCTCCGCGCGGCATTCGCGCCGGGAAGAGCCTCGGCAGGCTCATGGCAGCCCGCAGCTGGGTTCCCGACCTGGTGCTTTGCTCGTCGGCGACGCGTACCCGGCGTACGCTCGATCTGCTGGTGGAGTCATGGGACAGGAATCCGCAAGTTGAAATGCTGCGGTCGCTCTACCTGGCTTCACAGGAGCAGATCCTCGACATCATTGTCCGGCAACCCGATTCGGCCCCGCGCCTGATGGTGGTCGGCCACAATCCGGGCTTGCAGCGGGCGGGCCGCGCCCTGTCGCATCCCGGCCGGCTGCGTGACGAGCTGATCGCCAAGTACCCGACGGGGGGCCTGCTGCGCCTGCATTTCGACGTCTGCGACTGGGCCGCCATCGGACGTGGCACGATCGTGGACTATATCAGGCCGCGCGAGCTCGAAGCGGATCCGTGACTTCGCCGAAATGGTCGGCGACAAGTCGCCTCACCGCAAGCGGATCGTCGAGCCTCACCAGCCTGGCGACGATATCCGCGGCACCGGCATGCCGGCCGAGGGCCCGGAGCAGATGCTTGCGGGCAATTCGTTTTCCACGATTTTCACCGTAAAATTCGAGCAGCAGGTCATAATGCTCGATCAGCAGCCGCGCCTGTTCGTCGGGTGGGAGCGGCTCGACCTCGCGACCGCCGGCAAGGGCGTCGGCGAGTGCGCGCGCATGCCACGGCCGGCCGCAGGTGGTCCGGCCGATCATCACCGCGTCGGCACCGCTCAGGCGCATTGCCTCTCGCGCATCGGCAGCAGTCTCGATGTCACCATTGATGACAAGTGGCAATGATATCGCTTCTCGCACTTTCGCGGCCGCCGCCCAGTCGGCGCGCCCCTCGTACATCTGGTCGCGGGTTCGGCCGTGGACCGTGACCATGCGCACGCCGGCCTGCTCCGCCCGGCGGGCAATCGCCGGTGCGTTGAGATGATCGCGGTCCCAGCCGAGCCGCATCTTGACGGTCACCGGAATGTCGACCGCGCGCACCACCGCATCCAGGATCGCACCGGCAAGCGGCTCGTCGCGCATGAGGGCGGAACCGCCGAGGCCATTGACCACCTTTTTTACTGGACAACCGAAATTGATGTCGACCAGCCGGGCGCCGAGATCGACCGCCAGCCGCGCGGCATCGGCCATGAGCTTGGGGTCGCGGCCGGCCAGTTGCAGGGATGCCAGCGGTTCATCGGCGTCGAACAGGGCCATGCGCAGCGACTGCTCCGTTCCCTGCAACATTTCCCTTCCGGCGATCATCTCCGAAAAGATAAGGCCACCGAAACCGCGCCGGGCCAGCCGCCGGAAGGGCAGGTCGGAAACTCCGCTCATCGGCGCAAGCAGCACAGGCGGCAGGGCTCCCACCCCGTCGATGAAGATGTCGGCAACAGTCATGGTCACCTTCTAGCACCGGGCAACCACGACCGCGAGCGACATCAACCGGCCGCATCGCGAAAGACGGGACAGAGCGCTTCTTCCCGGTCCCGGGCCGCAGCCGTCAGTACTGCCGCGCGGCAAGGGATGCCCGAACGGTCGTGTCGCCCTTGAGGACCATCGTGCCCGCGATCTCCTGCGCATCCGGCCCCGCAAAGATACCGCTGACCTCGCCCTTGTGGCCGGTGCTCGCCGTGACGTTCTCACTCGAGAACTTCGTGCCGTTGATGGCGATGTCGGGCATCGTCACCGTGCCCCATGCCCCGCCGTCGCGCTCCTTGAGCGTGGCCGTGGCGTAGATGTTGCCACGAAGGAAATCAGCCTGCGCATTGATCGAGCCGACGAGGACGGCCTTCATCCGGTCGCCATCGGTCTCGACACCGAGGACCCCGCCACGATAACTGGCGGCACCGGTCAGCGGCATCTGGTTGCGCGGGGTCGGCACGGCAATGTAGAATGGCGCCGCATCGATGATCCGCGGGTCATCGGCCATCAGCAGGTCGGCGACGTCGCTCTCCGCCCAGACACCGAAGCTGACATAGTTGAGGTCGAAACTGTCGCCGAACCCCTGCCCCACCGTATTCTTGATGAGGAAGTCGCTGGCATCGTAGGACTGGTAGGTCTCGATGTTGGAGACTGTCGAGGTCGGCGTATAGTACCGTTGCAGCGTGTCGCCCGGCACCCGGATCCGGATCGAGCCGCCCTGTTCGATCACCACGGTCGACGAGCGCCCCGTCACCGTGGCTTGCGCCGGCGCCACGAAACCCGACCCGTCCGCAATCGCTCCGGCCAGGTCCGGCACATCCCCCGCATCGACCGGCGAGACGAAATCGTCGTTGTCGCCATGACCACCGCCGCCACCCCCGCAACCGGCCAGCGCCAGCAGGAGAGCCGCTCCCATCGTCGAGCGCACACGCATGAGCATCCCTCGCAATCGTTCTTGTCCTCAGGATGCGCTAGGCTGTGGTCGCCCGGGCGTCAAGGCGCACCCGGACTTCCATCCACATCATGATGCTTCAAATCAACCTTGAAGCGTTAAGGCAGGAAAGCAAGTTCTCTCAACAGCTTATCAGTTCACACTCCCGTCGCCGCCGGCTGGCGCTGGCGGAAGAAGTCGTTCCCCTTGTCGTCGATGACGATGAAGGCCGGCAGATCGCGGACCTCGATCCGCCATACCGCCTCCATGCCGAAATCGGCGAAATCGAGCTGCTCCACCTTGGTGATATAGTCGCGCCCCACCCGTGCGGCCGCACCGCCGACCGTCGCCAGGTAGAACCCGCCATTGCGCTTGCAGCTATGCAGCACCGTCTCCGAGCGGTTGCCCTTGGCCAGGGTCACCAGCGACCCGCCCAGCGGCTGGAATTCCGCCACATAGGGATCCATGCGCGCCGCAGTCGTCGGTCCGAACGAACCCGAGGCATACCCTTCGGGCGTCTTGGCCGGCCCGGCATAGTAGATCGGATGCTTCTTGAAGTAGTCGGGCAGTTCCCCGCCATTCCGGATCCGGTCGGACAACGCCGCATGCACCATGTCGCGGGCCACGATCATCGTCCCGCTGAGCAGCACCGGCGTCGTGACCGGATATTTCGAAAGTTCGGCAGTCACCTCGCTCATGGGCCGGTCGAGGTCGATCCGCACCGCCTCGCCGATATCGATCTCGGCCTCGGGCAGGTATTTCGCCGGATCGGTCTCCAGCCGCTCGATGAACACGCCCTCGGCCGTGATCTTCGCCTTCACCTGCCGGTCGGCCGAGCACGAAACCCCCACGCCCACCGGCAGCGACGCACCATGTCTCGGCAGCCGGATCACGCGCACGTCATGACAGAAATACTTGCCGCCGAACTGGGCACCGATACCGTTGTTCCGGGTCAGTTCGAGAATCTGTTCCTCAAGCTCAAGGTCGCGGAACGCACGCCCCGTCTCGTCGCCGGTGGTCGGAAGGGTGTCGTAATAGCGGCAGCTCGCCAGCTTGACCGTCTTCAGCGTCTGTTCCGCGGACAGGCCACCGATGACGATGGCCAGGTGATAGGGCGGACATGCCGTCGTCCCCAGCGTGCGCACCTTCTCGTCGAAGAATGCCGCGATCCGCTCCGGGTCGAGCAACCGACGGGTCTCCTGATACAGGTAGGTCTTGTTGGCCGATCCGCCGCCCTTGGCGATGAACAGGAACTCGTAGGCCGATCCCTTCTCCGCGAGGATGTCGATCTGTGCCGGCAGATTGTTGCGCGTGTTCTTTTCCGTCCACATGTCCAGCGGCGCCATCTGGCTGTAGCGCAGGTTGCGGGTGAGATAGGTATTGGCCACGCCCCCGGAGATCGCCGCCGCATCCGTGCCGTCGGTCAGAACGCGATGCCCTTTCTTGCCGACGATGATGGCCGTGCCGGTATCCTGGCAGGACGGAAACACGCCCGCCGAGGCGATGGACGCGTTCTTCAGAAGTTCGAGCGCCACGAACCGGTCGTTGCCCGACGCCTCGGGGTCTTCGAGAATGTTGCGCAACTGCTGCAGGTGTCCCGGGCGGAACAGGTGATGGATGTCCTTGAACGCTTCCTCGGTCAGTGCCTCGATCGCCGAGGTGTCGACCCGGACCAGCGTTTCACCGTCCACCTCGACGGTCGTCACCCCGCCGACATCGAGCTTGCGATACTCGGTCTCGTCCGGACCCAGCTGGAAAAGAGGTGAATAACCGTTCTGCATGATGACCCCGTCCCTCGATATTCCTCATCTCCGATGAAACATAGCAGGCGGATCGACCACTCGCCACTCGCCGGTTGCACTGGCGGCAGAGGCCGACTGTCCCAACCTCACCATTTTCACTGTAGAATCAGCTCGCGCGAAAGCGTCAGGGGATGCCGGAGAGCGATTTTCCGAACACGGGGTGGGGTTTGCAGACCGGCAGCGGCCGCCTCGCCGGCACGGGCCGCACAGGCGGCGGCGGCAGGTCGGGGAAATCGCCGGGCGGAAGCGCGCGGATCAGGCGCAGTTCGTCCGGCGCGAAGATGGCAAACGCTCCCGACTGCGGGGTCGTCATCATCGCGTCGAGGATATGCTCGTGGAGACTTTTCAGCAGGCGGGACCGTCCCCTGGCGCGGAGCCTTTCCTCCTCGCCGCGGGATTTCCTCGCCCTTGCGGGTTTCGCCGCCCCGGGAGTGTCCTCCGTGAGCGACCATGGCACCGGGCAGACATCCGGCACGTCGATCCCTCTGGCCACCGACTTCAGCAGCGAGGTGATGACATTCCCCATTCCCCTGCGTCCGGCACGATCCAGCCATGCCCTTTCGGCACCATCCGCCGATGCGACGGATTGCGCCAGGGAGTTGTCCTGCAACTGGCGGAACCAGTCGCGGGAGTGGAACAGCAGCAGACGGTGGAGGATCGCCCGGAGGCCATGTCCGCCATGTGGGGATAGTCCCGCCCGCATCGCCGACAGGACACCCGCCACATGCGGCAGATGTTCCAGCCCGTCGACCTCCGCCACATCAAGCCGGACCTGCGGCCCCGCCAGCACCCCGCGCCGCCCGGTCACCACCAGCCAGCACACCTTCAGGAAGCGAGGCGCGCCCCAGCGAAAGACCCGGCCGGCGAGTTTGCGCGGCAATATGGGGGGTGTGGGAGAGGTGTGGGACATGGGGGAGGTTATGATGCAAGGGTAGTGCGAGAGTCAAGGAATATTTTCTTATATTCAGCCTTGAAAAACTTCGCTCAGGCCCGACAGGGGCACAAGGAGGTACATGCCGCGATAAGAGTGCGGGTCCGCCTGCGCCTCATCCCGTACAACAAGATGCCTTTCCTTCACCGGACCGCTTGATCCCCGGCCATCTTTGCAGTAGCAACTCGCCAGCGGCCGTGAGCGGCAGCTGTCCGGGCGCGTAGCTCAGCGGGAGAGCACTCGCTTCACACGCGAGGGGTCACAGGTTCAATCCCTGTCGCGCCCACCATTTCTCCGGAAAATCACGATCCGTGCCGGGCGGTGTTCAGCCGTCGGCGAGTACCGCGTCCAGGATGGTTCGTGCGCTTTCGAGCTGCCTTGCCGGGTCGGCCTGGGCCTTCCAGTCCACCGGTGCTTCGGTGAGCCTTTCCAGATGCTCGAAGAACATGCCCCCGTCCGTGCGCGTGCGCCGGATCGCGGCCTTGACGATGGTTTCCGCCTCATTGCGGTCCATGTGCGCCGACAGGGCAAGGGTGGCGGCCTCGCCGGCAAGTATGCCGCGCGTGGCGTCGAGATTGGCCCGCATGCGGACGGTATCGACTGTCATCGAACCGGTCAGGACGATACCGTGCTCGATGGCAGCCGCGGCATGCATGGCCATGCGCGGCAGTTCCTGCCATTCGAGCTGCCAGCCGGCGCCGCCGCGTTCGTGCTCCTGGATGGCCGACTGGTGCATCGTGCCGAGCGATCCGGCATTGACCCGGGCCAGCGTGACCAGGGTTTCGGACCGGACCGGGTTGGATTTGTGCGGCATGGCCGACGATCCGCCACCATCGGCCTCGCGGATTTCGCCCACCTCGTTCTGGGCCATCAGCAGCAGGTCCTGGCCGAGCTTGCCCAGCGAGCCTGTCACGAGCGCGAACCATGAAGCCAGTTCGAGCACCGCGTCGCGGCGAGTGTGCCAGGGCGCGGGCTCGAAACCGAGATCGAGCTGGCGCGCAAGGGCCGCCGCGACAGCCAGGCCATCGCGGCCCATGGCCGACAGCGTGCCGGCAGCACCGGAAAGCTGGACGTTGAGCAGCCTCGGGCGCAGTTCCGCGAGCCGCTCGCGATGATGGACATGGGCGACCATCCAGTTCGCCGCCTTGAGCCCGAACAGGGTCGGCTGGGCCTGCTGGTAGCGGGTACGGGCGACCATGGGCGTGTCGCGATGGGTCCACGCCAGCTTGCGAAGACTCCCGATCAGCTTGTGCAGGCGCAGGTCGACATGGGCAAGCGCATCGCGGAAACACAGCATCAGCGCGGTGTCGAGGATGTCCTGCGAGGTCGCACCGAAATGGACCCACACGGCGGCATCCCCGCCGACATGCCGCCTCAGTGCCCGGACCAGCGCCGGTACCGGCACGCCGTCCCTGCGCATGCCATCGGCGATCGTCGACGGGTCGGCGGCAAAGCCGGACAGCGCGCGGGCGACCCGGTGTGCCGCGGACCGTGGAATCAGCCCCAGCTGCCCCTGGACCGACGCCAGGGCCGCCTCCGTTTCGACCATGGCGCGGAGGATGGCATCGTCGCCGAGGATATGGCTCACGATGTTCTCGCGCAACAGGGCCTGAAGCAGGCCGGATTCAGCCATGGCCCCGGCGGCAGGACCCGGTCCCGTTCATCCCAGCCGATCCTTGATGAAGCGATTGACGAGAGCCGCCGTCGCCTCGGGTTGCTCGACACACGGCAGGTGCCCTGCCCCGTCGATGATCCCGAACTGTGCACCTTCAATCAGTGAGGACAGTTCCTCGACCAGCCCGACCGGCGTCGAGCCATCCTCGCGCCCCACCAGGCACAGGGCCGGAAGTTGCAGCGCACGGGTCGAACGGGTCAGGTCGGCATCGCGGATGGCCTCGCAGCAGCGCACATAGCCCTCCGCGGAGGTTCGCGTCACCATGTTGCGCCAGCCGGCGAGGTCGGCCTTGCGGGCGGCGTGGAAGACCGGCGTGAACCAGCGTTCGAGGATCGTCTGGACCATGGGTTCGAGACCGTCCCGGCGAACCGTGGCGATCCGCTGCTCCCACATCTCCGGCGTGCCGATGCGGTGTGCCGTGTCCATCAACACCACCGCCTCGACGAGATCGCGCCGGCGTGCGGCCAGCGACTGGGCGATCATGCCGCCGATGGACAGGCCGATGACGAGCGCGCCCTTGACCCCGCGTTCATCCATCAAGGAGGCGAGATCGTCGGCGAGCCCGTCGATGGTCAGGGGCCGGTCGACGAGATCACTCAGGCCATGGCCGCGCTTGTCGTAGCGAAGGATGGGGTGTCCGCCGGGCAGCATCGGCAACAGGCCGTCCCAGACACGAAAATCCGTACCGAGCGAATTGGCCAGCACGATCGGCCGCCCCGTTCCTGCCCTATGTTCGAAATGGACCGTCCATCCATCCGGACTGGTAAAAGCCATGCCGTTTCTTCCCCTGTCGCGGTCTCCGGCAAGGCTTGCCGCGGGAGACAGCGACGGGCGTTATCGCACCAAGTCCATGGAGGCTCAAGCCCGTGCGATCCACAGGTGGGGAAGAAACGGTCCCGTCGCTCACCTGCACATTCCGTGCAGGGGCGATGGCCGCGATGATCCGGCGCCGAACCGGACATCCTGCCGGCGGCTAACGGGCGAGCCAGCCACCGTCGACGGCCAGAAACGCGCCATGGCAATAGCTTGCGGCCGGCGAACAGAAGAAGACCGCGGCTCCGGCCATTTCCTTCGCCTCGGCGAATCGGCCGGCCGGTATGCGGGCGAGGAGCGATCGCGCCCGTTCCTCATCCTCGCGGATGGCCTGGGTGTTGGTGGTGATCGTGTAGCCGGGAGCGATGGCGTTGACGTTCACGCCCTTGTCCGCCCATTCATTCGCCAGGGCCTTGGTGATTCCCGCGATCGCGTGCTTGCTCGCGGTATAGGCGGGCACGAACAGCCCGCCCTGTTCGCTCAGGACCGAAGCGACATTGACGATCCGGCCGCCGCCATGGGCGAGCATCTGCCGGCCGGCGGCCTGCGACAGGTACCAGGCTGCGTCGAGGTTGACCTGCATCACCTTGCGCCAGTCGTCCTGCGAATACTCGGTGGCGGCATCGCGCAGGATGATGCCGGCATTGTTGACGAGGATGTCCAGCCCGCCCAGCTCGTTCACCGTCCGTTCCACAAGCCCGGCCGCACCGCCCGCATCCAGCGAGCCCAGATCGGTCTCGATCACCGCGGCGAACCGCTGCCGGCCGGAGGGCCTGCGGTTGTGGACGGTGATCGCCACCGTCGCGCCGGCCTGCTGGAGCCCTTCGGCGATGGCCAGACCGATGCCGCTCGCCCCGCCCGTCACCAGCGCACGCATTCCCGACAATGAGAACAGCTCCGACATCCTCGTTCCAGTCATCGTGAAGGTCTTTGACGAAAGCAAACCTAAAAGTCGAACTCAGTCATGGTCAATGACAATATACCGGGTAATATCCGTAGAAATAGCAAAACATGCGTACTCCAAGGGCATGTATTGCAGCCAGATGACGAAATATCACGCCCTGCCCAACGTCATCAGACTGGAATACAAGAAAATTGACCTATATCCCATGCATGCTGCAAGCGCGAAACGCATATGCAGCATGCATGGCCGTTACGGGAGAAAACGCATTTGACGCCGACCGAAACCAGCACGCTTTCGCGTGCGCCGGACCTTGCTGCCCGCCGCGGGTTGTTCGCGTTCCTCGTCATGGGCTCATCGTTGCTGGCGATGGCCCTGCTGGCCGCCATTCTGGGCGGTGACGGCATCAACGGCTTCGACGTCGTCATGCTCGCGACCTTCGCACTGACCCTGCCCTGGACGATGATCGGCTTCTGGAACGCCATCATCGGCTTTGCCATGCTGCGGCTGGCCCGAGACCCTGTCGCTGCCGCCTGCCCGCCTCTCGCGCGCATCGACCGCAGTCGC
Proteins encoded in this region:
- the pcaD gene encoding 3-oxoadipate enol-lactonase, translating into MAFTSPDGWTVHFEHRAGTGRPIVLANSLGTDFRVWDGLLPMLPGGHPILRYDKRGHGLSDLVDRPLTIDGLADDLASLMDERGVKGALVIGLSIGGMIAQSLAARRRDLVEAVVLMDTAHRIGTPEMWEQRIATVRRDGLEPMVQTILERWFTPVFHAARKADLAGWRNMVTRTSAEGYVRCCEAIRDADLTRSTRALQLPALCLVGREDGSTPVGLVEELSSLIEGAQFGIIDGAGHLPCVEQPEATAALVNRFIKDRLG
- a CDS encoding SDR family oxidoreductase, with translation MSELFSLSGMRALVTGGASGIGLAIAEGLQQAGATVAITVHNRRPSGRQRFAAVIETDLGSLDAGGAAGLVERTVNELGGLDILVNNAGIILRDAATEYSQDDWRKVMQVNLDAAWYLSQAAGRQMLAHGGGRIVNVASVLSEQGGLFVPAYTASKHAIAGITKALANEWADKGVNVNAIAPGYTITTNTQAIREDEERARSLLARIPAGRFAEAKEMAGAAVFFCSPAASYCHGAFLAVDGGWLAR